The Myxocyprinus asiaticus isolate MX2 ecotype Aquarium Trade chromosome 36, UBuf_Myxa_2, whole genome shotgun sequence genome segment AAGGGTTTCGAAAGCTGAAAACACCAAcggcaaaggataacgattcttcATGTCATATCAAAAATACTGTCATTCACAGTAGTTGGTctctttgctttaaaaaaataaaaagttgcctTCTTTGGCATTAATAATAACATGGTACAGTGATCATATTAGTTGGTACCATGGTACTTATACCTTGGTACTGAATTATTACCATTTTCATATACTATGGTATTTACACTCTGAGGTAGCCTACTTCAAAGAGTACCTTAGTACTATCACAGAACAAGTAATGTCAAGCCATTGTAATGTCATGCTGCTTTTTTTGGtacttaaaattattttgtgtacTGTTTTGATAATGTTTTGGTCAGAAAAAGTTGTTACCTGGTGTAGTAGGCTACCTATAACTTTTTTCTGCCACATTCATGGAAACATACATCAAATGAAATGAATTGATTTGcaacatttaataattttgactttattattTCACAATTTGTATCATCCAATAGCCCAAAATCACATCTATACAGTAGCTTCAGcaataaagagatagttcacccaaaatgtttctcttattatttactcaccctcatgccatcccagattcatatgacgttctttcttctgctgaacacaaatgaagatttttagaagaatatctcacctctgtaggtccattcaatgtaagtaaatgtaatccatatgacttcagttgtTAAATTCAtgtccaccatttacttgcattgtatgggcctacagagctgagaaattcttctacaaatcttcatttttgttctgcagaagagagaaagtcatacacatctgggatggtatgagaatgaataaatgatgagagaattttcattttgggggtgaactattcctttaaaaggaagCTGATTAACAGGTTTTAGACTGAGACAATAGGTACTTGGAACTcaagatgaagaagaagaagagaaagaaagagagagagagagagagagagagagagagagagagagagagagagagatcaataaGAACTACTGTGTCTACTTTAATCGCACTCTTATACAGTGAAGTTGACATTAGAGCGCCACCATGTGGTATGGCTTATAAGCAAATAAACTAATGTTACTTGATAGGCGGTATTGAAGTCAGACAAATTCACTGACATCAGACATAAAATATTCAGCTTTAtcgaaaaatattttattaccctaaaacatacattttacatgCATAGTGACACATAAAGTATCGTACAATACAAACTCctgaaaaacattttgaaactctAATTTTTAGACTGTATTTGAGGCTCACTATctaattgcaaaattattttacactAACAGAGTCATTGTAAATGTGAGGGACATCTTGAGTTCATTTACATGCTGAGATGACAGTTTTAAAATGTCTGATGAATACAGAATTTAGCATTTAGAGAGAGTGCATAAACTGATCTAGAATAATTAGAACAAATgatctctttttttaattttatttatttattttttttaacaaatattataAGGACAAGATAGCGAAGCACTAGCTCTTTGGCATCAGGATCAACACTGACAGCATACTAATCTAAAGGAAGCAATGCACTGCAGTGACAGACCTATCACCAAGGGTCACTCTCTGCACCAACGTGGCTCTGGatttagcaaaataaaaaaatgtatacagaaaACTAGACTCACCAGGAAGGGGCAGTAAACTCTAAAAATCCACTGACTAAGATTATGTGACAGGGCTTGCAAACTTTCACTAATTCTGTATTACATGGATATTTTTGTACAGGACAGAAAAACCTGACAGACACATGTCAaaatgttgaagaaaaaaaaaacttttcagacAATAGTACTTAACTGGTAAGTGAACAAGATGACAACAATGGCCCATAAACTATAAGGTGAAAAAGGTCCAATGGACAAATTATAGCTTTTCGATTCAGGTGGtcaattcaaataaaatcaaaggattTTCCTAAACAATTTTGTCCTGTCTCAAAAATCTGTATTTTagattttatgaaaattattattattaagtcagtcttgtgtattgtatttattaagtatttattttgtccaaataatgtgaaaattggtGCATCAGAATTTCCCATGCATGGAAATCATAGTTACTGTACATGGCTTGCTGTCTCTTTAACAACATGCTACTTTCATGCATGCTTATAAcagtattaataataaacattatttttcaaacatttgCAATATTCATCCAATGTACTGTATACCAGTACAAACTTCTTGTTGGTAAATTAATAATGCCTCTGTAATTTAGAACCTCACTGCAATAACAggacaaaacaatatttatacaGCTAATTCTGAGcacaaattacagtatatttaccTGTAAGATGTGTGACATTCACAGTTAAAGGAAACAATTAACCACAGAAGTCAGGTGAATAATATGTTCCTGATAAAAAACTGGCAATTCGCTAtgcaatattaacaacagaatatacacaacatatatacatgtgTTGACAGTGGTAAATTAATATAGCAGGCTATAACAACAGCAATTCAGACATCAACATAAAAATAAGCCATAAGGTctttaaaaaatgtcaatgttTAATGTGTCATTGCAAGGATAAAATCAATGTTCTTAATGAACTGGCATTGGCAAAAACAGTCTGCTATCAAACATACTGTGGAGTTCTTAATGGCTCCTACTTTAACAAGgtcaaacaaaaacagttttataaacaacaaaaaataaatacaacaatgtacagcagaataaataaaatatcatgcAAATAATACAGAATCATTCATAATCCCTGGGAGGATAATCCTGTACACCTCAAACAGATAAGTCACCAGGTGCAAAACATCTCCATTCCTGTTTGCCAGCTGACATTAAACTGCTAAATTTGCAAACATACAACGGGGTCCAAAAGTTGGGGACCACATTGGAAATTTGGCATTTTTATTTGTGCCTGGAAATAAAccgaaagatgaaaaaaaaaaaaaaaaaaaagaatcatgtAGAAAAATTAAGAAGGaaaatttaagattctgcactatttctaaacCACATATTGCAAATATGTGGCTTTAAACTTTTTATTCCTtcgtacaaaaggtcagatttcttgaTTCCACTGCAGCACACAAAAGCCTCTTTTGAACATTCTCAAAATATGCAgagataacatggatcattaggTTTAGCAAGAACTTATGAAGAGAActccagctcgagtgcatgctgtcattaaagcatatTAAattctaagaaattctgaaattcttgTAAATTTGTACAGTATATGCCCAAGAAACAGTGCAATCAGTTTACCATGTGCTCATTTAAATTCAAATACTATGATATGGACATTAGATACATATAAAATCTTTGGTACAGCCACTTATTATTACTGTACCAAGGAGCTTTTAAACATGCTCAAACTATTACAACTATTACATGTTCAacttaaaaacaactttttaatttTAACTGTTTTATGAATTACTTACATGTGTGAATGGAGATGTATATATCCTTGAGACAATATAATCACACTAACATTCAGGCCAATTTCCATAAACTGTACTGCTCAGTCCAActatttaaatttgaatttggATATGGATATCAAAAATTCACAtcatatattatatcatattacaaaTCATATCAATGATCAATTTAGAGCTAGACAGATTTTGTTATAATTTTGAGTGAATCTAAAGCTCCATCAAAAAACAAAGGCCACATATTTCTGGCACAGAGATGGAGATGCATCTTCAAGAACATAATATACACAATGTACAAATCTGCATAAATCTATACAGTCCAAACTCACTTAAATCCTGTGTACCATGAGGAACAAGTCTGACACATACATGGATGAAATTAATTGAACCGAAAAGCATGCTGACATGTATGGGTATATACCCTCAGGTAAAATGTAACACAAAAATGAACACACATATGTCGCTAtaaacctctttctctctctctctgtctccctgtctctctctctctctctctctctctcacacacacacacacacacacacaaacacacaccttaaggagttatttctacttgatcccagatgtgtatgacttttttcttctgtggaacacaaacagagatttttagaatttcagctttgtaggtccatacaatacaattgaatggtggccagaaatctgaagtgccaaaaagcacataaaggcagcataaaagtaatccacatgactccagtggttcaatccatgtcttcagaagcaatttgatagaaacagatcaatatttattttattttttttctttttactataaatctactttcaaacagccctcctatgaACTTTGACCACCTATGAACTGTATCACCACCTAATGGGCTGttgtacaaatattatttatttaatcttttcCTTTACTTTATCcctcccttttttctttctcctccctgcccagtagtttgcgatatgcatgaagaatgcgaatctcTAAAAGACAGAAGAAGAACTCGGACCTCTCTTGAACGCTCATAAAagggctggtgaaagtgtagatttatagtaaaaaaggatataattcttgatctgtttctcacccacacctatcatatattttctgaagacatagatttaaccactggagtcatatgagttacttttatgctaccttcatgtgcttttttggagcttcaaagttttggtcaccattcatttgcattgtatggacccacagagctgagatattcttctaaatatcttaatttgtgttctgcagaagaaagaaagtcatataaactcagcaaaaaaagaaacgtccctttttcaggacactttttaaagataatttagtaaaaatccaaataactttacagatctttattgtaaagggtttaaacaatgttttcaatgcttgttcaatgaaccataaacaattaatgaacatgcacctgtggaacagtcgttaagacactaacaactaacagacggtaggcaattaaggtcacagttataaaaacttaggacactaaagagacctttctactgactctgaaaaacaccaaaagaaagatgccctggGTCCCTGCTCATGTGCATGaaagtgccttaggcatgctaagatgtggccagggcaataaattgcaatgtccttactgagacgcctaagacagcactacagggagacaggaaggacagctgatcgtcctcgcattggcagaccacgtgtaacaacacctgcacaggatcagtacatccgaatatcacatctGCATCACAGGAACAGgaaggcaacaacaactgcccgagttacaccaggaacacacaatccctccataagtgctcagactgtctgcaataggctgagaggctggactgagggcttgttggcctattgtaaggcaggtccttaccagacatcaccggcaacaacgtcacctatgggcacaaacctatcttcgctggaccagacaggactggctaAAAGTGCTCTTCAATgatgagtcgcagttttgtctcaccaggggtgatggtcgaactcacgtttatcgtcgaaggaatgagtgttacaccgaggacTGTActctggaggtggagggtctatcatggtctggggtggtgtgtcacagcatcatcgggctgagcttgttgtcattacaggcaatctttttttgctgagtttacatctgggatggcatgagggtgataaatggtgagagaattttcatttttgagtgaactatttatttaagtcaggttgattcagtcagaataaataatatttttaacttgaataaaaccagttaatttagatgttaccaaaaGAAGCAAAACAAGTCAATGACATTTGTAACCACAGCTCTTGAattataatttattcatgtttattGCCAATTATAACCTAATGTTGAACAGGGACACTTAAGGGAATCATGCAGGGcagaataaaaaaattgcattaaaattcATTGCCTGACATACAGTACACTTGGTAAGCAGATTGAAAATCTGGCCAGGGCCATGACCACCACAGCCCAGTAGTGGCCCTCCTGACACATACACAGACAGCAGGAGCTCTAGAAGTACAGGTAGTAGGTCCAGTAGAGGAGGTTAATGAAGATGAAGGAGAGAGGAAAGGTCAGTCGTGAGTAGTTGTCGATGTAGTGTGGGTTCTCCACTTTACAGCAGTTCAGACAGCGCACAACTCGCCGTGCCACCACCATGGACTTGCCACAGTGGCTCTGCGGTTGTGACGAGCTGATCTCCTCATTACTGTCACCAGTGGTGGGGCTGTTGGTGCTGCCCATATGGGACAGCATCTCCTCCCGTTTACGGGCCCGCAAAGCGTGCGTGCCAATGGAGGTAACAATGCCATTCATTTCGTCCTCACGCTCCTGCATTTCCTGGCCATACTGATAATGACAATGAgacataaatgtgttttatgtataATTATGACCATGGCAAAGGTGAACATGATGACACAATAATGAAGGGGAATAAAAACAATATTCATAGCCATGATGTTGGTCATTATGGCATTGGAACTAGGCCACAGCCAAGTATAGTGACAATTGAACCTGATCCCATTATTATTCCTAGTTGGCtgtcacatacatacatttttacacatttagacaGACACTGAAATATACAATATCAATCTACTAGCATCTAAACTGTAAACTCATTACGAATCGTTGAGTTTTATAGGATCTatgttgattttattgtatttataataaatgagattaaatatgtttaatataatttactgtaacatttatttaacacagttaACACATTTATCTAATTtgattcagttctgtgtgatttctaaagACAGGTCGGAACCATTATGCCGTAACATGCATAAACACATATCAGTAAATGAGTAAAACACATTTAGTGTCCTCACCATATATGCATTAGCAGCGTTTGGCTGGTGTAATGTGCAGAAATGGGCGACTGCGTATTCAATCAGTGCGCCAAAGATGAAGCTGAAGCAGATGCCCAGATACACATCAATGGCTTTGATAAAGCAGTTGGCATTTGGTAGAGAGGTGCGGGCCCCCATCATCAGGGTGGTCATAGTCAAAACTGTGGTCACTCCTGTTAGCACAGACAGAATGTTTTCAGTCATCCAAAATTAGAACCCAAAATCCAATAAATTCCACTTACAGTGGctatatttttcacatttgtaGCATTTTTCACCTTAAGTCCACTTGTAATGTTACTCAAGGTTTATCATACCACATACAGTTTTAAATGACTATTTTCCACCCTTTCAGACACCCATTCAGCTCGTTGTTGGTCATAAAGTTGCTAAATACTGAAAAagcattaatatttaaatgtgtgAGTGGATATGTCAATGTGCTAATGACTGACATCATAACCACAACCATTTCTGAATTACCCATTTTTACAGCTTAGTTTCCATGTTTTAAGTGGACTTGAAAGAGAGCATTCTGTAGTCAGTTATATGAGTTTTAAAAAATTGATATCCATCACTATAATATATACAGATGTGATAGTTCAGGCTGATAGTAATCAATACACGCATTATGATCATACCTATGCAGATGCGAGCTGGGACTGAAGACTGACTGATCCAGAATGAGACCCAGGACAGGACCACCAGAGCACTGGAAGGAACGTACGTCTccaatataaaatataagatgCTCCGCTTGAGTTTAAAGTGGAAGATCAATTTAGGGTAGTTACCTGTGGGATTATTAATGCATTAAAGAG includes the following:
- the LOC127427478 gene encoding gamma-aminobutyric acid receptor subunit pi-like isoform X1 yields the protein MNLCSFVGSLLLLFISRIMEFSVASTEEILPPTIQKLMKGYNKYLRPFFDNGPVTVGMSLDIASIDTISEINMDYTATIFLRQRWTDERLCFDGNKSLSLDGRLVELLWVPDTFIVDSKKSFLHDITVENRLIRIFPNGTVLYALRITTTVACSMDLTKYPMDRQTCTLQLESWGYNVKDVVFHWTRGNQSVSGLDHLQLAQYTLEDHYTSESEAVYETGNYPKLIFHFKLKRSILYFILETYVPSSALVVLSWVSFWISQSSVPARICIGVTTVLTMTTLMMGARTSLPNANCFIKAIDVYLGICFSFIFGALIEYAVAHFCTLHQPNAANAYMYGQEMQEREDEMNGIVTSIGTHALRARKREEMLSHMGSTNSPTTGDSNEEISSSQPQSHCGKSMVVARRVVRCLNCCKVENPHYIDNYSRLTFPLSFIFINLLYWTYYLYF
- the LOC127427478 gene encoding gamma-aminobutyric acid receptor subunit pi-like isoform X2, with amino-acid sequence MIMEFSVASTEEILPPTIQKLMKGYNKYLRPFFDNGPVTVGMSLDIASIDTISEINMDYTATIFLRQRWTDERLCFDGNKSLSLDGRLVELLWVPDTFIVDSKKSFLHDITVENRLIRIFPNGTVLYALRITTTVACSMDLTKYPMDRQTCTLQLESWGYNVKDVVFHWTRGNQSVSGLDHLQLAQYTLEDHYTSESEAVYETGNYPKLIFHFKLKRSILYFILETYVPSSALVVLSWVSFWISQSSVPARICIGVTTVLTMTTLMMGARTSLPNANCFIKAIDVYLGICFSFIFGALIEYAVAHFCTLHQPNAANAYMYGQEMQEREDEMNGIVTSIGTHALRARKREEMLSHMGSTNSPTTGDSNEEISSSQPQSHCGKSMVVARRVVRCLNCCKVENPHYIDNYSRLTFPLSFIFINLLYWTYYLYF